The Rhea pennata isolate bPtePen1 chromosome Z, bPtePen1.pri, whole genome shotgun sequence genome includes a region encoding these proteins:
- the TMEM267 gene encoding transmembrane protein 267 — translation MVFAMASETEKAHALLQTFSTASVISSLCLGIFCFVVDRLLQFSFIQQNDWLRAFSDNAVHGILGMWSWAIVIGLRKKSDFTEVTLAGFLSSVIDVDHFFLAGSLSLKAALTLPQRPLLHCSTVIPVVALTLKFIMHLFRLKDSWCFLPWMLFISWTSHHVRDGIRHGLWICPVGKTPPLPYWLYVAITASLPHLCSFIMYLTGTRELMSIKHGIHIDV, via the exons ATGGTTTTTGCAATGGCATCTGAGACTGAAAAGGCCCATGCTCTTCTCCAAACTTTCAGCACAGCTTCAGTTATTTCTAGTCTATGTTTGGGAATATTCTGCTTTGTAGTGGACAGACTTTTGCAGTTTTCCTTCATTCAGCAAAATGACTGGCTCCGAGCCTTCTCTGATAATGCAGTGCATGGTATACTAGGAATGTGGTCCTGGGCAATAGTGATTGGACTCAGGAAGAAAAGTGACTTCACTGAAGTCACTCTGGCTGGCTTCCTCTCCTCTGTTATTGACGTGGACCACTTTTTTCTTGCTGGCTCTCTGTCATTAAAG gctgctctgactCTTCCACAAAGACCACTTCTTCATTGTTCTACTGTGATTCCTGTTGTGGCTCTGACATTAAAGTTTATTATGCACCTTTTCAGGCTTAAGGACTCATGGTGCTTTCTTCCCTGGATGTTGTTCATATCCTGGACTTCTCATCACGTCCGTGATGGGATTCGTCATGGCCTCTGGATTTGCCCAGTTGGAAAAACGCCGCCTTTGCCATATTGGTTGTATGTGGCAATTACAGCATCTTTACCTCATCTATGTTCATTCATTATGTACTTAACAGGGACTAGAGAATTAATGTCTATAAAACATGGAATCCACATTGATGTATAA
- the CCL28 gene encoding C-C motif chemokine 28 has protein sequence MDVSLVTVCAILTVAVSQTSETLFPGAFSCCTKISDEIPKGILQRAERFDIQKADGLCHLEAIILYIEGRKFCVSPQIRKVKKWMKKKRLKKHRKSDRRQRRTKTKKKERRNSNTVKQAP, from the exons ATGGATGTGAGCTTAGTCACTGTTTGTGCCATTCTAACAGTTGCGGTCAGCCAGACATCTGAGA ctttgtttcctGGGGCCTTTAGCTGTTGCACAaaaatttcagatgaaattCCCAAAGGAATTCTCCAAAGAGCGGAGAGGTTTGACATCCAGAAAGCTGATGGCCTGTGTCACTTAGAAGCCATCAT TCTCTACATAGAAGGCAGAAAGTTCTGTGTAAGCCCACAGATTAGAAAAGTTAAGAAATGGATGAAAAAGAAGAGgttaaagaaacacagaaaaagtgatagaagacaaagaagaaccaaaactaaaaagaaagagagaagaaacagtaaCACAGTGAAGCAAGCCCCATAA